In Niallia sp. FSL W8-0635, one genomic interval encodes:
- a CDS encoding helix-turn-helix domain-containing protein, translating into MEKTKPYGTVLLKAAKIMDSLAENPNKTLQDISIATNMTNSTTLKILDTLLLIGYVCS; encoded by the coding sequence ATGGAGAAAACAAAACCGTATGGTACGGTACTTTTAAAGGCTGCGAAGATTATGGATTCTCTTGCTGAGAACCCAAATAAAACTCTACAAGATATTTCTATAGCAACAAATATGACTAATTCCACCACATTAAAAATATTGGATACACTCTTATTAATTGGTTATGTGTGTAGCTAG
- a CDS encoding SDR family oxidoreductase, with the protein MAKTPAVRWGETENLAGTTVFLSSRASNFVNGHFLYVDGGILAYIGKQS; encoded by the coding sequence ATTGCAAAAACTCCGGCTGTCCGTTGGGGAGAAACGGAGAATCTTGCTGGTACAACAGTATTTCTATCGTCTAGGGCATCGAATTTTGTTAACGGTCATTTCCTCTATGTAGACGGTGGAATACTGGCGTATATTGGTAAACAATCTTAA